The sequence below is a genomic window from Chryseobacterium foetidum.
ATGAAAGGAAACTGTGAAAATTTGCAAGCTAACGAATAAAAACATTCGTAACATTTATCTCAGAAATTAGATCTGAAATGAGGAATTTTAAGCACAAAAAAAGCAGATAAAATAAATTATCTGCCTGTATCACGATTGAAGATGATTAGTCTTCTGAGATTACGCTTTTTTCACGTTAACTGCGTTAACGCCTTTTGCTCCGTTTTGTAAATCAAATGTTACTACATCATTTTCACGGATAGTGTCTACTAATCCTGAAGTGTGTACGAAAACATCCTGACCTCCTGTTGATGGTGTAATAAAACCAAATCCTTTGGTGTCGTTAAAGAATTTTACTGTTCCTTGTTGCATTGTATTGTATTAAAAAAATTATTGTATTTGCTGATAAATTGTTTGGCTGATGCCATTATCGTTCTGATCAGCAGGTCAAAACCATAATAAATCGATTTGTAAGCAAAAAAATGATGTTGGAAATTTTTAGATCCTGAAATTACTCAGGTTGAAAAAAGGTACTGCACCTGTTCTGTGACGACAAAAATTAGCGACTGTAAAAGCGAAAACTGATAGAAGAGCGAACTCAAAGTTTCAGAAGTAGCGTCGGCAGGAGCCTGATTATGGCACAAATGTACGCATAATATATTGAAAACAAGCACTTTTTATTTTTAATCCATTATTTCAGTGAAATACTGCTTACGAAAATTTATAATTGATGACTTTAATTAAGCCTGAATTTTAGCTAAATTAAATCTCTCCATCACAATCAGTATTGCCTGAAAAAAGGTGCTCAGATGCTGAGTGTATGTTTTGTTTTGAATTAAAAGAGAATTACAAAATTTTTGATAGACATTCTAGTCGTTGAAATCTCATTTCATTTCCGACTGTTTAATGGCTGATATTTATTTCTTATTTTTGGCAGATTCTATTTAATTTTATGAAAATGGCATCAGAAATATTGTTTTATATACATTTATCCTGCTGCCTGACGACATATTATTGATACAAAAATGAAATTTTACTTATGAAACTACATAAATTATCTTTAATGATGATTCTTTTGGGAGGGACGGCTTTCGCTCAAACCCAAAAATTCACGATGGCAGAAGCCGTCAACGGTTTACGAACCAATCTGGCTGTGAAAAATATTTCTCAGTTCTCATGGTCTGCAGATGGGAAATCCTACATCAATGCGGTAAAGAACGGTTATCTGATCACAGATATCAAAACCGGAAAACAGGATACTCTGGTTTCTTTAAACCAATTAAATAAAGGCTTGGCAGAAAATAAGCTGAAAGGTTTTCCACAGGTGAAATTTACAGATGCTTCAAAAGGATATTATATGTCTGGTGGCAAAATGGTCTGGGTAGAAAGATCCGGCAGCGAATGGAAGGCTAAAAAGTCTGCAGATATGCCAAAAACTGCTGAGAATTTCAAAGTATTTAATGACAATCAAACCTTTGCATTTACAGATAAGAATAATCTTTTCGTTAATAAAAATGGAAAAACGATTGCTGTGAGCAACGAAGCCAACGAAAATATTCTTTTTGGCGCAAACAATGTTCACAGAAACGAATTCGGGATTGATACCGGAATTTTCCCCGCACCCAATTCAGAGTCAGTAGCTTTTTACAGAATGGATCAGACCATGGTAGCAGATTATCCCATTATCGATTGGTCTGTAACTCCTGCG
It includes:
- a CDS encoding cold-shock protein translates to MQQGTVKFFNDTKGFGFITPSTGGQDVFVHTSGLVDTIRENDVVTFDLQNGAKGVNAVNVKKA